The Thermoplasmataceae archaeon genome has a segment encoding these proteins:
- a CDS encoding DNA-directed DNA polymerase II small subunit, translating into MGLLFQDRVSILEYFAKHGLLVSPEALDMILSRSLGDLIPRLISEDIVSVGYVDEKAVKRIMTGAIKPPPSDFEVSIPDLKVNSSVDDFRTHFVSKYTKLSKIIATSSSMRGTTDIRSVKKAAGEVKFVGMVSSVDRTRNGHKRIVVEDLEDSISVILMKGKNLADELILQDEVIGIVGNLSNGMGDPVIFANEIIRPDIPFRMIDETSREPLYVASLSDIHVGSKTFRKDDFRRMISWIKSSSGEAANLKYLILSGDVVDGIGVYPSQEDDLEIMNPFEQYAKLGEYLSEIPEDISVFVMPGNHDSVRLAEPQPVFSQKIASSLGRNVNLIPNPTTLHMEGKNVLVYHGMSLNDMVELVPGANFETIGKAIEEILKRRHLAPKYGGKTPLIPSPIDYHVIEEVPDIFITGHVHSHALGNYRGVRYVNSSTWQSQTEYQKMMNFSPNPSRLTMFDLYSRTTIVKKFGED; encoded by the coding sequence TTGGGTTTGCTTTTTCAGGACAGGGTTTCAATTCTTGAGTACTTCGCCAAGCATGGACTGCTTGTCTCGCCAGAAGCCCTTGACATGATCCTGAGCAGGAGCCTTGGTGATCTAATACCCAGGCTTATATCAGAAGATATTGTTAGCGTCGGATATGTCGATGAGAAAGCTGTGAAGAGAATAATGACTGGTGCTATAAAACCACCGCCATCTGACTTTGAGGTGTCGATACCCGATCTGAAAGTCAACAGTTCGGTTGACGATTTCAGGACCCATTTTGTCAGCAAGTACACCAAGTTGAGCAAGATCATTGCCACCTCCAGCTCTATGAGGGGTACCACTGACATAAGGAGCGTTAAGAAGGCTGCAGGCGAAGTAAAGTTTGTAGGAATGGTATCATCTGTTGACAGGACAAGGAATGGCCACAAGAGAATTGTGGTGGAGGACCTGGAGGACAGTATAAGCGTAATCCTTATGAAAGGGAAGAACCTGGCGGACGAACTGATACTGCAGGATGAAGTCATTGGTATAGTGGGAAACCTTTCTAACGGAATGGGTGACCCCGTAATCTTCGCAAATGAGATCATAAGACCCGATATCCCATTCAGGATGATTGATGAAACCTCAAGGGAACCGCTATATGTCGCCTCACTTTCAGATATTCACGTGGGAAGCAAGACATTCAGGAAAGATGACTTCAGGAGAATGATCTCCTGGATAAAGAGCTCTTCCGGCGAAGCTGCAAACCTGAAGTACCTCATACTCAGCGGAGACGTGGTGGATGGCATAGGCGTCTACCCATCCCAGGAAGATGACCTTGAAATAATGAACCCTTTTGAGCAGTACGCCAAACTTGGAGAATATCTTTCTGAAATCCCAGAAGACATCTCGGTATTCGTTATGCCTGGAAACCATGATAGCGTGAGACTGGCTGAGCCACAGCCTGTATTCTCGCAGAAAATAGCAAGCTCGCTCGGCCGAAATGTCAACTTGATTCCAAATCCAACAACCCTACATATGGAGGGAAAAAATGTGCTCGTATACCATGGCATGTCGCTGAACGACATGGTTGAGCTTGTCCCAGGTGCGAATTTCGAGACGATTGGCAAGGCAATAGAGGAAATCCTAAAGAGAAGGCATCTCGCTCCTAAATATGGTGGTAAAACACCACTAATACCCAGTCCGATTGACTACCACGTGATAGAAGAGGTCCCGGATATATTCATAACCGGACACGTGCATTCCCATGCGCTCGGCAATTACCGTGGCGTAAGGTACGTGAACTCGTCCACGTGGCAATCGCAGACTGAATACCAGAAAATGATGAATTTCAGCCCCAACCCATCCAGGCTGACGATGTTTGATCTTTATTCCAGGACCACGATTGTGAAAAAATTTGGCGAAGACTAG
- a CDS encoding nitrite reductase — protein MKEEVDQYIKKFLSTMPSEDLYFDAIREIMKDIIKEYIKKKINESEGLKKEIQEVLREYLEARLKEYDSMAKMARVTAKIGVATAPQSIKDEAMTDFLSSFQKEIEEIIRRTL, from the coding sequence GTGAAGGAAGAGGTTGACCAGTACATCAAGAAGTTCCTCAGTACAATGCCATCTGAGGACCTGTATTTCGATGCCATACGTGAAATAATGAAAGACATCATCAAGGAATACATCAAGAAAAAGATCAATGAAAGCGAAGGGCTGAAGAAAGAAATCCAGGAAGTGCTCAGGGAATACTTGGAGGCCAGGCTCAAGGAGTATGATTCCATGGCCAAGATGGCGAGAGTAACAGCCAAGATAGGCGTGGCAACAGCTCCGCAGTCCATAAAGGATGAAGCAATGACAGATTTCCTTTCATCTTTTCAGAAAGAGATCGAAGAGATTATCCGAAGGACACTCTAG
- a CDS encoding NYN domain-containing protein — protein sequence MGNKPLSAVFIDFENFYFSLTNLYEMTYRDAGEVVISLIADELDKLSSQKGEFIIRQAFADWSTFQGPKKELQKIGIRIIDVLSTEYKNSADIELSLAVLETVITRDDIDTIVIFAGDRDYMPVALRARERGRSLYFVGFEKSLSGDIKSLVGKSNYSYVTVETTPESKQHEKDTDSLDKLETKFSIEGLTPNEVKAAIAAVQAFDQYEVRFGCVKVSVFLVEGLANALPELEHFQRKQVFASLVEKEVIKTQQRMADYPDDLGNIIPYTVYIVNEDSSVVKAVRDNMKSSDQVARAILEKAAKDAADNKNYVLGANLGNVLKKLDPSFSPIKYGFGNLTEFIERYPDILVFEGKSGGDKKYKLTT from the coding sequence ATGGGAAACAAACCTTTATCAGCGGTGTTTATTGATTTCGAGAATTTTTACTTTTCCCTCACTAACCTGTACGAAATGACATACAGGGATGCGGGAGAAGTTGTCATCTCTTTGATTGCAGATGAGCTTGATAAATTGAGTTCGCAAAAGGGGGAATTCATTATAAGACAGGCTTTTGCGGACTGGAGCACATTTCAAGGACCGAAAAAGGAGCTTCAGAAGATAGGGATCAGGATAATTGACGTTCTTTCGACCGAGTACAAGAACAGCGCGGATATAGAACTGTCTCTGGCGGTCCTGGAGACCGTGATTACACGTGACGATATTGACACGATCGTAATTTTCGCTGGTGACAGAGATTATATGCCGGTAGCCCTGAGAGCAAGGGAGCGTGGTAGAAGTTTATATTTTGTCGGGTTTGAGAAGAGCCTGTCAGGAGACATAAAGTCGCTGGTAGGCAAATCCAATTACTCTTACGTCACTGTAGAAACTACACCAGAAAGCAAGCAGCACGAGAAAGATACAGACAGTCTAGACAAACTGGAAACAAAGTTTTCAATTGAAGGGCTTACCCCTAATGAAGTTAAAGCTGCAATTGCAGCAGTTCAAGCCTTTGACCAGTATGAGGTTAGATTTGGGTGCGTGAAGGTCAGTGTATTCCTTGTGGAGGGGTTGGCTAATGCTCTTCCGGAACTAGAGCATTTTCAGAGAAAACAAGTTTTTGCGTCTCTGGTCGAAAAGGAAGTCATAAAAACTCAGCAGAGAATGGCAGATTATCCGGATGATCTTGGAAATATTATACCCTACACGGTATACATTGTCAATGAGGATAGCAGCGTGGTGAAGGCTGTAAGAGATAATATGAAAAGTAGCGATCAGGTTGCCCGTGCTATCCTTGAGAAAGCCGCGAAGGATGCGGCAGACAACAAAAACTATGTTCTCGGGGCAAACCTTGGAAATGTGCTCAAGAAGCTTGACCCATCGTTTTCCCCTATTAAGTACGGATTCGGAAATCTTACAGAATTTATAGAGAGATACCCAGATATTCTTGTCTTTGAGGGTAAGTCCGGCGGAGATAAAAAATATAAGTTGACAACCTAA
- a CDS encoding class I SAM-dependent methyltransferase yields MQNEAKPDYGTYHHSSKKGSDLIRDHVQQLFNQAFSSTSIARSSNISILDVGGGLGFISSIAAEFFNVSRITCIDTFKDGSLKGSSIERGRKNMELLDLSGRVSFMEQDILQIDDRLGKFDLAVSNLVLHNLGKGRFEAYKRIARVLNEGGVFINGDLFLQSRGGDPFQNDLNKITKFYRVINHFASPESGIGKPYHVMVLKPLPSQINSRETTRI; encoded by the coding sequence ATGCAAAATGAGGCAAAACCCGACTACGGTACATATCACCACTCTTCAAAGAAAGGATCTGATTTAATCAGGGATCACGTGCAACAGCTTTTCAATCAGGCATTCTCATCTACCAGTATCGCCAGAAGTTCAAATATCAGTATTCTGGACGTCGGTGGTGGGCTAGGATTCATTTCATCAATAGCTGCAGAGTTCTTCAATGTATCCAGAATAACATGCATTGACACCTTCAAGGATGGCAGCCTGAAGGGATCCAGCATAGAACGTGGGAGAAAGAATATGGAACTTCTTGATCTCTCCGGCCGTGTCTCATTTATGGAGCAGGACATATTGCAAATCGATGACAGACTTGGAAAATTTGATCTCGCAGTTTCGAATCTTGTCCTTCACAACCTCGGCAAGGGCAGGTTTGAAGCTTATAAACGCATTGCCAGAGTCCTGAATGAGGGTGGGGTTTTCATAAACGGAGACTTGTTCTTGCAGAGCAGAGGAGGGGATCCGTTTCAGAATGATCTCAATAAGATCACAAAATTCTACCGTGTAATCAACCATTTCGCCTCTCCAGAATCAGGTATAGGGAAGCCTTACCATGTTATGGTCCTGAAACCTTTGCCTTCTCAGATTAATTCGCGGGAAACAACCAGAATCTAA